Proteins encoded in a region of the Synergistota bacterium genome:
- the citX gene encoding citrate lyase holo-[acyl-carrier protein] synthase, with protein MDILESILEGREKRYDLLLKLLERFKRPLLVLTLNYPGVNKINDISRFIFSEALKSIDIFSFILTIQEEGPAGFCLIGLLSEDPLQAKLKAVKIEEEHPLGRLFDIDIIDYPFRILSRRDLGFKVRACILCGREASECIIERRHSLSELLTKIENMVRVYNERNCHLRDK; from the coding sequence ATGGATATCTTAGAAAGCATTCTTGAAGGTAGAGAAAAGAGATATGATCTCCTTTTAAAGCTTTTGGAAAGGTTTAAAAGGCCTTTACTTGTCCTTACGCTTAACTATCCTGGGGTTAATAAGATTAATGATATATCTAGATTTATCTTCAGTGAAGCCCTTAAAAGCATTGATATTTTTAGCTTTATTTTAACGATTCAGGAGGAGGGTCCCGCAGGTTTTTGCCTTATTGGCCTCCTTTCCGAAGATCCGCTTCAGGCTAAGTTAAAAGCTGTGAAGATAGAGGAAGAGCATCCTTTAGGTAGGCTTTTCGATATAGACATTATAGATTATCCCTTTAGGATTTTAAGTAGGAGAGACTTAGGTTTTAAAGTTAGAGCCTGTATTCTTTGCGGTAGAGAGGCAAGTGAGTGTATTATAGAGAGAAGGCATTCCTTAAGTGAGCTTTTAACTAAAATAGAAAATATGGTTAGGGTTTACAATGAGAGAAATTGTCACTTACGAGATAAGTGA
- the citC gene encoding [citrate (pro-3S)-lyase] ligase → MIEGLTLKDIDLSFDKDRKRLIAFLEMHDLSLDEDVEGSIALFDGSEIVATCSLSGKVLKCFAVREDYRGRNLASVLVGEMIKRLSSKGIYKNFVFTKPDNLIIFESLGYKHIASGSKVILLEYGMDGIEDYVNRLKRYDRNTLNNGSIVMNCNPFTLGHRFLVEKASSLCETLYIFVVQEERSLFPFKIRKMLIEKGTGDLKNVIIIDGGDYVVSSATFPGYFIRKQSERIESEAELDIDLFSRYIAPTLSIKRRFVGSEPYDPVTYTYNRVMSKRLPERGIEFVEIPRLEVGGKAVSASLVRERIRKGDFEGLAELLPRTTLEFLMSEEAKGIIERIKKTLSPH, encoded by the coding sequence GTGATAGAGGGATTAACCTTAAAAGATATAGACTTATCCTTTGATAAAGATAGGAAAAGGCTTATAGCTTTCTTGGAGATGCATGACCTATCCCTTGATGAGGATGTGGAGGGATCGATAGCTTTGTTTGATGGAAGCGAAATAGTTGCTACCTGTTCATTGAGCGGCAAGGTGCTTAAGTGCTTTGCTGTTAGGGAGGATTATAGAGGTAGAAATTTAGCTTCAGTTTTGGTTGGGGAGATGATAAAGAGGCTTTCCTCAAAAGGGATTTATAAGAATTTCGTTTTTACTAAGCCTGATAATCTCATTATATTTGAAAGCTTGGGTTATAAGCATATAGCAAGTGGCAGTAAGGTGATTCTTCTTGAGTACGGAATGGATGGAATAGAGGACTATGTGAATAGGCTTAAGAGATATGATAGGAATACATTGAATAACGGATCTATAGTTATGAACTGTAATCCCTTTACTTTAGGGCATAGGTTTCTTGTGGAAAAGGCCTCTTCTTTATGTGAAACCCTGTATATTTTTGTTGTCCAAGAGGAAAGATCGTTATTTCCTTTCAAGATTAGGAAGATGCTAATAGAAAAGGGAACTGGCGATCTTAAGAATGTGATTATTATAGATGGTGGTGACTATGTGGTATCCTCTGCAACTTTCCCTGGGTATTTCATAAGAAAACAGAGTGAGAGGATAGAGAGCGAGGCCGAACTAGATATAGACTTGTTTTCCAGATATATAGCTCCGACTCTGAGCATAAAGAGGAGGTTCGTTGGCTCTGAGCCCTATGATCCGGTCACATACACCTATAATAGGGTTATGTCTAAGAGGCTTCCTGAAAGGGGAATAGAGTTTGTAGAGATTCCGAGACTCGAGGTCGGAGGGAAGGCGGTCTCTGCTTCCTTAGTCAGGGAGAGGATAAGGAAGGGTGATTTTGAGGGTTTAGCGGAGCTATTACCGAGAACTACCTTGGAGTTTTTGATGAGCGAAGAGGCTAAGGGAATAATAGAAAGGATTAAAAAGACCCTCTCTCCCCATTGA
- a CDS encoding 2-hydroxycarboxylate transporter family protein, whose product MSQESRNGGFKIEGFPPIVFLIFALIVFLSLYLKILPSNMVGAFAVMIVVGAIFGELGDRLPIVKDYLGGGPIVVIFGSAALVAYKIIPDVAIKTVDAFMKTSNFLDFYIAALITGSILGMDRRLLINAGARYFPALFGSILVSLLFASALGALTGYGWQKALLYIGVPIMGGGMGAGAVPMSKIYGEALKQDPATILSIMVPAVALGNALSIVAAGLLDRLGKVKPHLTGNGKMMTSQDIDTSTSKKFSLDLTMMGMGMFMACCFYILGAIIGKAFPMIHSFAWMIISVALVKGFGLLSEKLEQCANQWYRFVVNYWTRALLVGIGVSYTSLPDVLKAMASWQYIAIVFITVLGAIIGAWIVGKWVGFYPIESSITAGLCMSNMGGTGDVAVLSACKRMELMPFAQISSRIGGAIMLILGGFLVSLVGKM is encoded by the coding sequence ATGTCTCAGGAGTCAAGGAATGGCGGTTTTAAGATTGAAGGCTTTCCCCCTATCGTTTTTTTAATTTTTGCTCTCATAGTTTTTTTGAGCCTTTATCTTAAGATTCTTCCTTCCAATATGGTTGGAGCTTTTGCGGTTATGATAGTTGTAGGCGCTATATTTGGGGAGCTTGGGGATAGGTTACCCATCGTTAAGGATTATTTAGGTGGTGGCCCTATAGTGGTTATATTTGGTAGCGCTGCTTTAGTTGCTTATAAGATTATCCCTGATGTTGCGATAAAAACCGTTGATGCTTTTATGAAGACAAGTAATTTTTTAGATTTTTATATCGCTGCATTGATAACAGGTAGTATTCTTGGTATGGATAGAAGGCTTCTTATAAATGCCGGTGCGAGGTATTTCCCTGCCCTTTTTGGTTCGATATTAGTTTCTTTACTTTTTGCTTCCGCTTTAGGGGCTTTGACCGGTTACGGCTGGCAAAAGGCTCTTCTTTACATAGGTGTTCCTATAATGGGTGGTGGTATGGGTGCTGGTGCCGTTCCCATGTCTAAGATATATGGTGAGGCTTTGAAGCAAGATCCTGCAACTATATTGTCTATAATGGTTCCGGCTGTAGCCTTAGGTAATGCTTTGTCTATAGTGGCTGCTGGTCTTCTTGATAGGTTGGGTAAGGTGAAACCTCACTTAACTGGAAACGGAAAAATGATGACCTCTCAGGATATTGATACCTCGACGAGCAAGAAGTTTAGTCTTGATTTGACGATGATGGGTATGGGTATGTTCATGGCGTGTTGCTTTTATATTCTTGGAGCTATCATAGGTAAGGCTTTTCCTATGATTCATTCCTTTGCATGGATGATAATTTCTGTTGCTTTGGTAAAGGGGTTTGGCCTTCTTTCAGAGAAATTAGAACAGTGTGCAAATCAGTGGTATAGGTTTGTGGTAAACTATTGGACAAGAGCTTTACTTGTTGGAATAGGTGTAAGTTATACAAGCTTACCTGATGTTTTAAAGGCAATGGCTTCTTGGCAGTACATAGCTATAGTTTTCATTACTGTGCTTGGAGCAATAATAGGGGCGTGGATAGTTGGTAAATGGGTTGGATTTTATCCAATAGAATCATCGATAACCGCAGGCCTCTGTATGTCTAACATGGGTGGGACCGGTGACGTGGCGGTACTTTCGGCTTGCAAGAGGATGGAGCTTATGCCTTTTGCTCAGATATCATCTAGAATCGGTGGGGCTATAATGCTTATATTGGGAGGATTTTTGGTAAGTCTTGTGGGAAAGATGTGA
- a CDS encoding protease inhibitor I42 family protein, whose product MKLYVFLFLLSLNLFFWSFAFAQGSFNVIALKEEDSGREVLLKRGDILVVLLREVTTAGFVWKVTDFDKGRLLFLKSDNVKLSPLGVLGGTDLRIFVFRAIEIGKTPLKIVYSRPWEDFSVYGKLFYLELFID is encoded by the coding sequence ATGAAATTGTATGTGTTTTTATTTCTTTTGTCGCTTAATCTATTTTTCTGGTCTTTTGCCTTTGCTCAAGGGAGTTTTAATGTGATTGCTTTGAAGGAGGAGGATTCTGGAAGGGAGGTGTTGTTAAAAAGGGGAGATATTCTTGTTGTTTTGCTTAGGGAAGTAACTACGGCAGGTTTTGTTTGGAAAGTGACGGACTTCGATAAGGGGAGGCTTTTGTTCTTGAAAAGTGATAACGTTAAACTTTCTCCGCTTGGGGTACTTGGAGGAACAGATCTTCGCATATTTGTTTTTAGAGCTATAGAGATAGGTAAAACTCCTCTGAAAATCGTTTATAGCAGACCCTGGGAGGACTTCAGCGTTTATGGAAAGCTATTTTATTTGGAGTTGTTTATTGATTGA
- a CDS encoding surface layer protein B, whose amino-acid sequence MVFSVVAVVLIWASLAVGEEVSLKSAPLNPEFIKYLERLEPAERNFGLIPLPVDLGKHKRESFKAKVSLPSRYDLRNRGLLTSVKDQGSYGTCWAFATYGSLESHLLLRGRGSYDFSERNLINLCGYDDPWNKGGNILKSMAYLSRGSGPVPESQDPYILGPGSSPILDGTLYVENAVVLPGREDVYDNDYIKEAIYIYGGVYASMYYDKPFFNSSAKTYYCGVPGYISNHAVVLVGW is encoded by the coding sequence GTGGTTTTTTCAGTGGTAGCTGTAGTTTTGATTTGGGCGTCGTTGGCTGTTGGTGAGGAAGTCTCTTTAAAGAGCGCTCCCTTAAATCCGGAGTTTATTAAATATCTTGAAAGATTAGAACCTGCTGAAAGGAATTTTGGTTTAATCCCTTTACCTGTTGATTTGGGAAAGCATAAGAGGGAAAGCTTTAAAGCTAAGGTTTCTCTTCCATCAAGATATGATTTAAGAAATCGTGGTCTTCTTACAAGCGTTAAAGATCAAGGATCTTATGGAACTTGTTGGGCTTTTGCAACTTATGGTTCCCTTGAGTCTCACCTTTTGCTTAGGGGTAGAGGCTCTTACGATTTCTCTGAGAGGAATCTTATTAATCTTTGTGGTTATGATGATCCTTGGAATAAGGGTGGAAATATTTTAAAGAGCATGGCCTATCTTTCAAGGGGTAGCGGTCCAGTTCCTGAATCTCAGGATCCTTATATCCTTGGTCCTGGTTCAAGCCCCATTTTGGATGGGACTCTTTACGTTGAAAACGCGGTAGTTCTTCCAGGTAGAGAAGATGTTTACGATAACGATTATATAAAGGAAGCTATATATATCTATGGAGGGGTTTATGCTTCTATGTACTATGATAAGCCTTTTTTTAATAGTTCTGCTAAAACCTATTACTGTGGAGTTCCGGGATATATTTCTAATCACGCTGTAGTTTTAGTTGGTTGGGA
- a CDS encoding response regulator, whose amino-acid sequence MINVLIVEDDPMVAEINRKCVNMVDGFSVVGVARSAVEAKRFLEISAVDLIILDIYMPGESGITFLKELRRLGYKVDVIMVTADNQSADVEEALRYGVFDYLIKPFDLGRLKCALCSYLKKKSKIKESQSLSQSDLDVILAGREEQSFEKKGFDRRTIERILSAVRSLGKPVSAEEVSKVLGISRVTVKKYLDYLEEEGLLISEICYRSAGRPITLYKVL is encoded by the coding sequence ATGATTAACGTATTGATAGTAGAGGATGACCCTATGGTAGCTGAGATAAATAGAAAGTGTGTAAATATGGTTGATGGTTTTAGCGTTGTTGGAGTTGCTAGGAGCGCTGTTGAAGCTAAGAGGTTTCTTGAGATTTCGGCGGTTGATTTGATAATCCTCGATATCTATATGCCTGGAGAAAGCGGGATAACCTTTTTAAAGGAGCTTCGAAGGCTTGGTTATAAAGTTGATGTCATAATGGTTACCGCAGATAATCAAAGCGCGGATGTAGAAGAAGCCTTAAGGTATGGTGTTTTCGACTATTTGATAAAACCGTTTGATTTAGGAAGATTAAAGTGTGCCCTATGTAGCTATCTTAAGAAGAAAAGCAAAATAAAAGAGTCTCAATCTCTTTCCCAGAGCGACCTTGATGTAATTCTTGCGGGTAGAGAGGAACAGTCCTTTGAGAAAAAGGGCTTTGATAGAAGGACTATAGAGAGAATACTTTCAGCAGTGAGGTCTTTAGGTAAGCCTGTCTCTGCTGAAGAGGTTTCTAAGGTATTGGGCATTTCCCGTGTTACGGTTAAAAAATATTTGGATTATCTTGAAGAGGAAGGTCTTCTAATTAGTGAGATTTGCTATAGGTCGGCCGGACGTCCTATAACCTTATATAAGGTGCTATAG
- the citD gene encoding citrate lyase acyl carrier protein, producing the protein MEILREAVAGSLESCDCLVMVKPYETLKVDIESVVMERYGRRIKQIVEDTIRELGIVKGYFKVQDRGALDYCIRARLKSAIRRANLRC; encoded by the coding sequence TTGGAGATATTAAGAGAGGCAGTTGCAGGATCCTTGGAGTCCTGTGACTGCCTTGTTATGGTTAAGCCCTATGAGACTCTAAAGGTAGATATAGAAAGCGTTGTTATGGAACGATATGGTAGAAGGATAAAGCAGATTGTGGAAGATACGATAAGGGAGTTAGGGATAGTTAAGGGATATTTCAAAGTTCAGGATAGGGGTGCCTTAGACTACTGTATAAGGGCGCGCCTCAAAAGCGCTATAAGGAGGGCAAATTTGAGATGTTAG
- a CDS encoding sensor histidine kinase: MRLRLQTKVMLLAFTIVVICLSSTAFFTIRIVSDSIEKQMAINVMNVARSVATDPFVISAFYSERPEEILQPYAERIRRNSTNIEFITIINMNSERYSHPNPQNIRKKFVGGDEGRALRGETYISKAVGTLGPSLRALTPIKDGDKQIGAVAVGTLTKDIRKVQWEVAKNVVIIMFFAMAIGVAGSYLLSKNIKKDIFGLEPYQIAKMLEEKNVILDAVVEGIIAVDKEGKITLMNNAAKRIVGVEEKESVIGKDVEELIPTSRLKVVLRTGIPERDDEQVVNGTSIITNRVPIVVNGRVEGAIASFRLKTDLEHLGEQLTGYKQVVDTLRAQAHEFMNHMHVVAGLISLGQTSDALSFIYDELGAQHGFTGQVTRSIKDKKVAALLLGKYSRASEIGARLYLDEGSELYEDHGHVSSGELVTILGNLIENSIDALSMIDKGNKVVGIYLKERKDYIFIKVYDSGPGIAKDILPRIFEKGFTTKRDGKGMGLFMVKQIVERKGGSVEVRSSANSGTVFVVKIPRRCGV, encoded by the coding sequence ATGAGGCTTAGACTCCAGACGAAGGTTATGCTTTTAGCCTTTACGATAGTGGTGATATGTCTTTCCTCTACTGCTTTCTTTACCATAAGGATTGTGAGCGACTCTATAGAGAAGCAGATGGCTATAAATGTGATGAACGTTGCAAGATCGGTAGCAACTGATCCTTTTGTGATATCTGCCTTTTATTCTGAGCGCCCAGAGGAGATACTTCAGCCCTATGCGGAAAGGATAAGGAGAAACTCAACTAATATAGAGTTTATAACTATTATTAATATGAATAGTGAAAGGTATTCTCACCCTAATCCTCAAAACATAAGGAAGAAGTTCGTCGGCGGAGATGAGGGTAGAGCCTTAAGAGGTGAAACCTACATATCGAAGGCGGTTGGTACCTTAGGTCCTTCCTTAAGAGCGTTAACGCCCATAAAGGATGGGGATAAACAGATAGGTGCTGTAGCGGTGGGAACGTTAACTAAGGATATAAGAAAGGTACAGTGGGAGGTTGCTAAAAATGTAGTTATTATAATGTTTTTCGCTATGGCTATAGGTGTGGCTGGCTCTTACCTGCTTTCCAAGAACATTAAAAAAGATATCTTTGGTCTTGAGCCATATCAGATAGCTAAGATGCTTGAAGAAAAGAACGTGATTCTTGATGCTGTAGTAGAAGGTATAATCGCGGTGGATAAGGAAGGCAAAATAACGTTGATGAATAATGCTGCTAAAAGAATAGTAGGCGTGGAAGAAAAGGAAAGCGTTATAGGTAAGGATGTGGAAGAGCTAATACCTACATCTCGTTTGAAGGTGGTTTTAAGGACAGGTATACCTGAGCGTGATGATGAACAGGTAGTTAATGGGACATCTATAATAACTAATAGGGTACCTATAGTAGTTAATGGTAGGGTTGAAGGTGCAATAGCGAGCTTTAGGCTTAAGACCGACCTTGAGCATCTTGGAGAGCAGTTAACGGGTTATAAGCAGGTGGTGGATACTTTGAGGGCTCAAGCTCACGAGTTTATGAATCACATGCATGTGGTTGCTGGCTTAATAAGCTTGGGACAAACCTCTGATGCTTTAAGCTTTATTTATGATGAGCTTGGAGCTCAGCATGGTTTTACTGGGCAGGTCACAAGGAGCATAAAGGATAAAAAGGTAGCTGCCTTGCTCTTGGGTAAGTATAGCCGTGCTTCTGAGATAGGTGCAAGGCTTTATTTAGATGAAGGAAGCGAACTTTATGAAGATCATGGTCATGTATCATCGGGTGAGCTTGTGACCATATTGGGAAATCTTATAGAAAACTCTATAGATGCGCTTTCCATGATTGATAAAGGTAACAAGGTTGTAGGTATATATCTTAAAGAACGTAAGGATTATATCTTTATTAAGGTTTATGATAGCGGTCCTGGTATAGCCAAGGATATATTGCCGAGGATATTTGAAAAGGGCTTTACGACAAAAAGGGATGGAAAGGGTATGGGACTATTCATGGTTAAGCAGATAGTTGAAAGGAAGGGCGGAAGCGTGGAGGTTAGGTCTAGTGCTAATAGTGGCACTGTTTTTGTGGTTAAAATTCCAAGGAGATGCGGGGTATGA
- the citF gene encoding citrate lyase subunit alpha: MINAVGREIPSKIEGYKKVTPFSGAFSILGSGVRASSRYKTVLPGEAKVLGSLRDAIERVGLSNGMTISFHHHLRNGDYVLNMVLDEIAKMGIRDIRIAPSALFECHAPLVEHIKKGVVVGIETNYIVGPVASAVSEGILDLPVIMRSHGGRDRAIEAGELHIDVAFIAAPSADVYGNVNGVCGPSACGSLGYAFSDARYADHVVVITDNLVDYPLFPISIDQTFIDYVVKVDKIGDPRGIVSGTTSITRDPLELKIAYMASQVVEASGLLVDGVSFQTGAGGTSLAVAKFVRDIMRERKIVGSFGLGGITGFFVDMLKEGLFKVLLDTQCFDLKAVESLREDRNHVEISSSMYGNPHNKGAVVNNLDVIILGATEIDLDFNVNVTTGSNGYIMGGSGGHSDTAAGSKLTVIVANLLRGRIPIVVDKVTTVTTPGETVDVLVTEHGIAVNPRREDIKRKLTDKRLPVVDILELRNRAYKLCGRPEDIEFGDKIVGVVEYRDGTVIDVIRRVKV; encoded by the coding sequence TTGATTAATGCCGTTGGAAGGGAGATCCCCTCTAAAATAGAAGGTTACAAAAAGGTGACCCCCTTTAGCGGAGCTTTCTCTATCTTGGGAAGCGGTGTTAGAGCTTCAAGCAGGTATAAAACGGTATTACCTGGAGAGGCTAAAGTCTTAGGTAGCTTAAGGGATGCCATTGAGAGGGTGGGCTTAAGTAATGGTATGACGATCTCCTTTCATCATCATTTAAGGAATGGAGATTATGTGTTAAACATGGTTTTAGATGAGATAGCTAAGATGGGAATAAGAGATATTAGGATCGCACCTAGTGCTCTGTTTGAATGTCATGCGCCTCTTGTTGAACATATTAAGAAAGGGGTAGTTGTAGGAATAGAAACTAATTATATAGTTGGTCCCGTGGCTAGCGCTGTTTCTGAGGGGATTCTCGATCTTCCGGTTATTATGAGATCTCACGGTGGAAGGGATAGAGCCATAGAGGCTGGGGAGCTTCATATTGATGTGGCCTTCATTGCGGCCCCTTCTGCAGATGTATATGGAAATGTGAATGGAGTATGTGGCCCCTCGGCCTGTGGTTCTCTTGGATATGCCTTTTCGGATGCAAGGTATGCCGACCATGTAGTTGTAATTACAGATAACTTAGTTGATTATCCGCTATTTCCGATAAGCATAGATCAGACCTTTATAGATTATGTGGTTAAGGTGGATAAAATAGGGGATCCTAGAGGGATAGTTTCAGGAACAACCAGTATAACAAGGGATCCTCTTGAGCTTAAGATAGCTTACATGGCATCTCAGGTCGTCGAAGCTTCAGGCCTTTTAGTAGATGGAGTTTCCTTTCAAACTGGCGCAGGTGGAACTTCTCTAGCGGTTGCCAAGTTCGTAAGGGATATAATGCGAGAGAGGAAGATAGTCGGTAGCTTCGGGCTTGGTGGCATAACCGGGTTTTTTGTTGATATGCTTAAAGAAGGCTTATTTAAAGTTCTTTTAGATACTCAGTGTTTCGACCTGAAAGCTGTAGAGTCCCTGAGGGAGGACAGGAATCACGTAGAGATATCTTCTTCTATGTATGGTAATCCTCATAACAAGGGAGCGGTAGTAAATAACTTAGACGTTATAATACTTGGTGCTACAGAGATAGATTTAGATTTTAATGTTAACGTTACCACTGGTTCCAATGGTTACATAATGGGTGGGTCAGGCGGGCATAGCGATACTGCCGCTGGAAGTAAATTGACGGTTATAGTCGCTAATCTTTTAAGGGGTAGGATCCCCATAGTGGTTGATAAGGTTACAACAGTTACTACACCAGGTGAGACTGTAGATGTTTTAGTAACTGAGCATGGAATAGCAGTTAACCCACGAAGAGAGGATATTAAAAGAAAGCTCACTGATAAAAGGCTTCCAGTTGTTGACATACTGGAGCTTAGGAATAGAGCCTACAAGCTTTGTGGTAGACCTGAAGATATAGAGTTTGGCGATAAAATAGTTGGTGTGGTGGAGTATAGGGATGGAACGGTTATCGATGTTATAAGGAGGGTAAAGGTGTGA
- a CDS encoding triphosphoribosyl-dephospho-CoA synthase — MREIVTYEISEVSIRIAELALTSMLYEVASYPSPGLVSPFSSGSHKDMDFFIFLKSSSVLFFPIALCAEIGRREELEAIFGKLRKIGVEAERRMFEVTGGVNTQKGLLFLFGIISASVGYMLGKGESITPEGISMRVREICKGIVEKDLSGLHLKKSLTRGESLYIKYGIKGIRGEVEKGLPTVINYGLPALIEAKKAGLNDNDAIVHTLLAIMQVAEDTNVIGRFSLEALEEVRGKAKNVMSMGGMLTEEGRKAIFEMDEDFKRRGISPGGSADLAAATFFIYLLCTQL, encoded by the coding sequence ATGAGAGAAATTGTCACTTACGAGATAAGTGAAGTTTCTATTAGAATAGCTGAGTTAGCTTTAACTTCTATGCTTTATGAGGTAGCTTCTTATCCCTCACCAGGATTGGTTTCTCCCTTTTCTTCAGGTAGCCATAAGGATATGGACTTTTTTATCTTTTTGAAAAGTTCCTCAGTTTTGTTTTTCCCTATAGCCCTATGTGCTGAGATAGGAAGAAGGGAAGAGCTCGAGGCCATTTTTGGTAAGTTGCGAAAGATAGGAGTAGAGGCTGAAAGGAGAATGTTTGAGGTAACCGGTGGAGTTAATACTCAGAAGGGCCTTCTTTTTCTATTTGGAATAATATCCGCTTCGGTTGGTTATATGTTAGGTAAGGGTGAGAGCATCACTCCTGAAGGGATTTCTATGAGGGTTAGAGAAATATGTAAGGGAATTGTGGAGAAAGATTTATCTGGACTGCATCTTAAGAAGAGCCTTACGAGAGGGGAAAGCCTCTACATCAAATATGGTATTAAAGGCATAAGAGGGGAAGTAGAAAAAGGGCTTCCAACGGTGATAAACTATGGGCTCCCGGCTTTAATTGAGGCTAAGAAAGCCGGCTTAAACGATAACGATGCGATTGTTCATACTCTCTTGGCTATAATGCAGGTTGCTGAGGATACGAATGTGATAGGTAGATTCTCCTTAGAGGCTCTTGAGGAGGTTAGAGGGAAAGCTAAAAACGTCATGAGTATGGGTGGCATGCTTACAGAGGAGGGTAGAAAGGCCATCTTCGAGATGGATGAAGATTTTAAGAGAAGAGGTATAAGCCCTGGGGGTTCAGCAGACCTTGCTGCAGCTACGTTTTTCATATATCTTTTGTGTACTCAGCTTTAA
- a CDS encoding CoA ester lyase yields MLGVVSLFVPAFSPAMINASLAFDCDSLIFDLEDSVALSEKDSARELLREALLNLDFFGKSVIVRINSLDSDLWYKDLEYVVDTPAWGAMVPKASPQGIKAVSDVLDRFESKLFIVPIIETALGVELVIDIIRASSRVKGLLFGAEDYALDMGIRRTREGEEILFARSRIANAIHAFGMEGLDTPFTDINDMEGLRLDTLKGKSLGYTGKAAINPRQIEVIKKVYLPSEEEVEFALRVLRALKRGEGRGVFIVDGRMVDAPIIARAKLTLRRAGLEVDQVD; encoded by the coding sequence ATGTTAGGTGTTGTATCTCTGTTTGTTCCAGCGTTTTCTCCTGCGATGATAAATGCCTCTTTGGCGTTTGATTGCGATTCCCTGATATTCGATCTTGAGGACTCCGTAGCACTAAGCGAGAAGGATTCCGCAAGAGAGCTTTTAAGGGAAGCCTTGCTTAATCTTGATTTTTTTGGGAAAAGCGTTATCGTTAGAATTAACTCGCTTGATAGCGATCTTTGGTATAAGGATTTGGAGTATGTTGTGGATACTCCCGCATGGGGAGCAATGGTTCCGAAGGCGAGCCCTCAAGGTATTAAGGCTGTGTCAGATGTTCTTGATAGGTTCGAATCTAAGCTCTTTATAGTGCCTATTATTGAAACCGCTCTTGGAGTTGAGCTTGTGATCGATATTATAAGAGCTTCATCAAGGGTTAAAGGTCTTCTTTTTGGTGCTGAGGATTACGCCCTTGATATGGGTATAAGAAGAACTAGGGAAGGGGAAGAGATCCTCTTTGCGAGATCTAGGATAGCGAATGCAATTCATGCTTTTGGTATGGAGGGACTTGATACCCCATTTACAGATATTAATGATATGGAGGGTTTGCGGTTAGATACTCTTAAAGGTAAAAGCTTAGGCTATACTGGCAAGGCTGCTATAAATCCGAGGCAAATTGAAGTGATAAAGAAGGTTTATCTCCCCTCAGAAGAAGAGGTGGAGTTTGCCTTAAGAGTTTTGAGGGCTTTGAAAAGAGGAGAAGGTAGAGGAGTTTTCATAGTTGATGGTAGGATGGTGGATGCTCCTATAATCGCCAGGGCTAAGCTTACTTTAAGAAGAGCTGGCCTGGAGGTGGATCAAGTTGATTAA